DNA from Amycolatopsis sp. DSM 110486:
GATGACGTCCCGCGTGCGGGCGGGCTCGATGACGTCGTCCAGCGACAGGTGCGCGGCGGCCTCCCACGGCTCGGCCTCGCTGATCCACTCCTCGGTCAGCTCGGCGACGAGCGCCGCGTGCGCCTCGGGGCCTTCCTCGGCCAGCACGCGTTCCAGCCGGCGCCGGTGGATCGTGCGGATGCCGGTCTCGGGCGCCATGAACCCCAGCTCGGCACTCGGCCACGCGTAGAGGAAGTCCGGTTTGGTCGGGCGCCCGCCCATCGCGAAGTGCCCGCCACCGTAGGCCTTGCGCAGCACCACCCCGACCTTCGGCACGGTCGCCTCGGCGATCGCGGACACGAGCCCTTCGTAGCCGTGCAGGATGCCGCCGCGCTCGGCCTGGGTGCCGATCATGAGACCGGGCACGTCGTGCAGGAACACCAGTGGCAGGCCGAACGTGTCGCACAGCTTCACGAACGTCCGCTCCTTCGCCAGCGTCGGCGGCTCCAGCGCCCCGGCGCGCACGATCGGCTGGTTGCCGATGAGCCCGACCGGCCGCCCTTCGATCCGGGCGAGGGCGCACAGGAGGCTCGGCCCCCAGCCGTCGGCCCAGGGCAGCACGCTCTCCTCGTCGGCGATGCACGCGAACACGTCGCGCATGTCGTAACCGGAGCGCGGGCCGAGCGGGACGATCGACTCGAGCTCACGCGGGTCCCGGGCCGGCGGGCGCGGCGGAGCGAGCGGCGGCTTCAGCGTCGAGTTCTGCGGCAGGTAGGACAGGAACGCGGCGATGGCGTCCATCGCGTCGGCCTCGGTCTCCACGACGAGGTGCGCGTTGCCCGCTTCGGTCGCCGCGGCCGGGCCGCCGAGCTCGGTGTCGGTGACCTTCTCGCCGATCGCCGGCTCCACGACCGACGGACCCGAGAGCGCGATCGACCCGCTGCGCACCATCACCACGAAGTGGGCGGTCGAGGCGTGCAGGGCGGAGTCGCCGTAGCTCGGACCGAGCACGGCCGCGGCTCTCGGCACCACCGGCTGACCGGGCGGCGGCTTGAGGAACGTGGTGAAGTCCAAGGGAAGACCGGAAAAGCGCCAGCCGGAGACGTCCGGCATCCGGCCGCCGTCGGCGTCGCACAGCAGGACGAGGGGGAAACCGTGGCGTTGCGCGTGCTCGATGAGCCGGCCCTGCTTGCGCATGCTGATGGGGGCGGTCGTGCCGGCCACCACGGAGGAGTCGATGCCGATCACGCCGATGCGCCGGCCGTCGAGCAGGCCGAACCCGGTCACCACGGCGTCGCCGGGGATCGGCTTTTCCCGGCGCAGCTCCGGCAGCGCGAGCGCGCCGATCTCGAACCACGAGCCGGAGTCGACGAGCAGCTCGATCCGCTCCCGCACGGGCAGCCGGCCGGATTCCCGGTGCCGGCGCAGGCCTTCCGGCCCACCGCTGGCGTGGGCGGCCGCCTGCTTCTCGCGGAGGACGGCGAGCCGGTCGGCCATCGTGACCTCGGCCGGTTCGGCGGTGTCGCCACCCGAGTCGTCGCGCACGGTGCTCCTCGTCGTCACGGGACCTCCCCTGGCCGGGATCGGGTGGTCCGTCCCCGGAGCCGACCCTAGACTATCAGACGACTGGTTGGTAGACAGTTCTCCACGGGGTGCTCGTCGTCCGCGACGGAACCCCCAAGACGGGTGTGCAGCGACACCACGGACGTGAGGGAAACCGACATGCCAGAGGCGACCGTCCTGGTGGCGAACCGCGGCGAGATCGCCGTTCGCATCATCCGCGCGTGCCACGAACTCGGTCTGCGAGCCGCCGCCGTCCACAGCGACGCGGACGCCGGCGCGCTGCACGTCCGGCTGGCCGACGAAGCTCACCGGATCGGACCGCCGCCCGCGCGAGCGTCCTACCTGGACGTCGACGCGGTGCTGGGTGCGGCGAAGGCGGCCGGTGCGAGCCTCGTGCACCCGGGTTACGGCCTGCTGAGCGAGGACGCCGGGTTCGCCGAGGCAGTCACCGCGGCCGGGCTGACGTTCGTCGGGCCGTCCGCCGAGGTCATCGCGCGGATGGGCGACAAAGTCGCGGCGCGCGCGGTGGCCCGGAAGTGCGGCGTGCCGGTGCCGCCCGGCACCGCGGATCTCACGGCCGAGCAGGCGGCGGCCGAGGCGGACCGGATCGGCTTTCCCTTGGTGGTCAAGGCTTCGTTCGGCGGGGGCGGGCGGGGCATGCGCGTCGTGACGTCCGCCGGCGGGCTCGCCGAGGCGATGGCCGCGGCCGGGCGGGAAGCGGGCGCCGCGTTCGGACGGCCGGAGGTGCACCTCGAGCGCTACCTCCAGCCGGTGCGGCACGTCGAAGTGCAGGTGTTCGGCGACGCGCACGGCACGGTCGTCCACCTCGCCGACCGGGACTGCTCGGTGCAGCGCCGGCACCAGAAGCTCATCGAGGAGGCGCCGGCGTTCGGCCTGCCGGATCGGGTGCGCGCCGCGCTGCGGGAGGCGGCCGTGACCCTGGCGCGCGAGGTCGGTTACGTCGGCGCGGGCACGGTCGAGTTCCTCGTGCTGCCGGAGACCGGCGAGTTCTTCTTCCTGGAGATGAACACCCGGCTGCAGGTCGAGCACGGCGTGACCGAGCTGGTCACCGGCCTCGACCTCGTCGCGGCGCAGCTGCGGGTCGCGCTCGGTGAGCCGCTGCCGTTCACGCAGGACGACGTGGTGGTGCGCGGACACGCGATCCAGGCCCGCATCGCGGCCGAGGATCCGTCGGCGGGTTTCCGGCCGGCGCCGGGCACCGTGACCGGCCTGACGCTGCCGCTGGGTCCGGGGATCCGCAACGACTTCGGTGTCGAGACCGGCGACGCGGTGCCGGCGATGTACGACTCGCTCTTCGGCAAGGTCCTCGCCCACGGCGCCGACCGCGACACCGCGCGACGCCGGCTCGTGGGCGCGTTGGGCGAACTGCGGGTCGCGGGTCCGCCGACGACCGCGCCGTACCTGCGCACGATCCTCGAATCGGCGTCGTTCACGGAAGGCAGGCACGACACGGGATCCGTCGAACGGGAGTGGGTGCCGGAACCGGCCACGGCTCCTGCCGCTCCCCCCGCCCCGCACACCTCGGGCACGAACGCCGTGCCCGCCCGGCTGGTCCGGATCGCCACGGACCGCGGGCCCGTCGAGATCGCGGTTTACGGACGCGCTCAGCGGCCCGGGGTGGTTGCCGCGCCGTCGGAACGCCCCTCACGCGACAGCGGATCAGGAAGCACCGCAGGCGCGGCAGCCGGCGGACCGCCCACCGCGCCGATGGACGCCACCGTGGTCGCGGTCCGGGTCGAGCCCGGGCAGGAGGTCGCCGCGGGTGACGTCGTCGCGGTGCTGGAGGCGATGAAGATGGAGATGCAGGTGCGCACGGAGGTCGGCGGTGTCGTCGGGACCGTCCTCGTCTCCCCCGGCACCTCCGTCGCCGCCGGGGCTCCGCTGATCACGCTCGGCTGAGCCCGGCGGTCCCGGCTGTCACGCCTTCGGGACGGCGACGATCGGGACGTCCGGCCCGCCACCGTCGACGAGGATGCGTTGCGCCGTCAGGTAATCGGCGTCGGCAGAGGCGAGGAACGCCACGACACCGGCCACGTCCTCGGGCCGCGCCACGCGGCCGAAGGGGTAGCGCGCGTCGAGGTCGGCGATCATCGGCGCGCCGGACGCCGCGACGAGGCGCTCGCCCATGTCGGTCGCCACCAGGCCGGGCGCGACGATGTTGACCCGCACGCCGTGCGGCCGTTCCTCGTGCGCCAGGGTCCGCGCGGCGGTCTCCATCGCGGCCTTCGCCATCGTGTACGCGGCGCCACCCGCCGGCGTGGTCTCCACGATCGCGCTCGACACCACGATCACGTCGCCCCGGGCCGCGGCGCGCATCCCCGGCAGCAGCGCGCGGATCAACGCGAGCGGCCCCAGCGTGTGGACGCGCAGCAGCCGCAGGTATTCCTGCTCGTCGGTGTCCGCGATCGGCGTGCCGCGGCTCGCCGTTCCGGCGTTGCTCACGAGCAGGTCGACGGGGCCGAGGTCGGCCCGGATCCGCTGCACCATGGCGGCGACGGCGGCCTCGTCGTCCACGGACGCGCGGTAGGCGACCGCGGTCCCGCCCTCGGCCGCGATCCCCGCCACGACCTCCTCGGCCGCGCCGGCGTCACGCCGGTAGTTGACCGCGACGGCGGCACCGTCGGCCGCGAGCCGCGTCGCGATCGCACGGCCCACACCGCGCGAGCCGCCGGTCACCAGCGCGATGCGGCCCGCCAGCGGCGTGGGGTCGGGGGACATCGGAAACTCCTCGTCGTCGGTGGTCGCGTCAGAGGCGGGTCGCGGCGTCGAGCCGGACCACCTCGCCGTTGAGCAGCTCGTTTTCCATGAAGCTCGCCACGAGCCGGGCGAAGTCTTCCGGGCGGCCCAGGCGTTTCGGGAACACGTGCAGGTCCATCAGCGCGGCGCGGCGCTTCTCGTCGGCCCCGGCCAGCATGCCCGTGTCCATGATCCCCGGGCACACCGTCATCACGCGAATCCCCCAGATCGCGAGATCCCGCGCGAGCGGCAGCGTCAGTGCGACCAGCCCGCCCTTCGACGCCGAATACGCCGCCTGCCCGGCCTGCCCTTCCAGCGCGGCGGCCGACGAGACGTTGACGATCAGCCCGCGCTCGCCGTCCGGGCCCGGCTCGTTGCGCGCCATCACGGCGACGGCGTGGCGCAGCACATCGAACGCGCCCACGAGGTTGATCTCCACAGTGCGCCGGAAGAGATCGAGCGGGTGCAGCTCGCCCTTGCGCGACAGCACCCGCGCGGCCGGGCTGATCCCGGCCGCGTTGACGCACACGTCGAGCCGCCCGAACCGCTCGGCGACCGCGCCGACGGCCTTCTCGACCGCCGCCTCGTCCGACACATCGGTGGGCACGAACAGCGCGCCTTCGCCCAGCTCGGCCGCGAGCTCGGCGCCGGCCGAGCTCGCCAGGTCGAGGATGCCCACCCGGCCACCGCCCGCGACCAGCCGCCGCGCGGTGCCGGCGCCGAGCCCCGACGCACCGCCGGTGACCAGGCCGACGGAACCCTCGATCCTCATTTGATCGTGGCCCCCGCGTCGACGGGCAGCGCGACCCCGGTCACGTACCGCGCCTCGTCGCTGGAGAGGAACAGCACGGCGTTGGCGATGTCGATCGGGTCGACCCACGGCACCTGGAGCGCGTTGAGCGACAGGAAGCCCGGCATAGCCGCCTCCCTCGTCGGCGCCGGGTCGTCCGGGGCGAACATCCCCCACGTGCCGGGGTTCTGGATCATGTGGGTGTCCACATTGGTCGGATGCACGGTGTTGACACGGATGCGGTGCCCGGCGAGCTCGTTGGCCATCGTGCGCATCAGCCCGACCATCCCGTGCTTGGCGGCCACGTAGTGCCCGACCTGCATGATGCCCTTCAGCCCGCCGATCGAGCTGGTGAACACCATCGACCCGCCGCCGCGGCGCATCAGGTGCGGCACCGCGGCCTTCGCGGTGTGCCAGACCCCGGTGAGGTTGACGTCGAGCATGTCCTGCCACATGTCCTCGGTGAGCTCCCAGGACATGCCGTAGGTGGCGATGCCGGCGTTCGCCACGACGATATCCAGCCCGCCGAACCGCTCGACTCCCTCGTCGAGAGCGGCCTGCAGGCCTTTGGCGTCCCGGACGTCGGCCTTGCTCGCCACGATCTGCCCACCGGCCTTCTCGACCAGCGCGGTGGTCTCGGCCAGGTCCTCCTCGGTGGCCGGCGGGTACTTGTCCACCGTCTCGACCGCCGCGCACGCGTCGATCGCGATGATGTCGGCGCCCTCCTCCGCGAGCCGCACCGCGTGTGCGCGGCCTTGCCCACGTGCCGCGCCCGTGATGAACGCGACCTTTCCCGCGACCCGTCCCGTCATGTCCGCCTCCTCTGCTGGAAGAAACTTGTTGCCGTTCAAAGACTTCCGGTCAGTAGCGCAGCGTCCCGGCGAACGCGTCGAGCCGCTTGCCCAGCACGGCCTCGGCCGCCGTGATGCCCGAGCGCGCGGCCTTGTCGATCCCGATGCCGCGGGCGCGCGTCGTGTCGCCGGTCAGCCACAAGCCCTCGATCCCGCGGACCTTCGTGTCAGGCCGGACCGGGCCGACCAGGCCCGGTTTGGTGATCACGCCGTAGCTGGTGACGACGTGCGGCTTCGTCCACAGTGCCCCGCGCGCCGCCGGCAGCATCTCCTCGATGTCCTCCCACAGCTCGGCGAACTTCCGGTCGAGCCAAGCCCGGTCGCCGTAGTGGGTGGTCGCGTCGAACGAGGCCCCGACGCACGTCAGGTACTCCCCTGCGGGCGAGACCCCGCCGTCGTAGCCGGTGAAGTTGAGGGTGAAGCCGGGCAGGCCGCAGCGGGGTGTGGACAGGAACGACGCCATCTCCCGCTCGGTCATCGCGATCACCGGCTCCTTCGCGGCGATCCAGTAACCGATCCAGCAGGCCCGGTTGCGGTTGGCCGCCAGCATGCGGATGCGCGCCGCGAGGTCCCACGGCAGCACGTCGTCGTCGAACAGCCGCAGCAGGTCCCACACCGGCGCCGACACGACCACCTGTGGGGCCGCGATCTCCTCGCCGTCGCGCAGCGTCACGCCGCGCACGGCGCTATCGCGCACGTCGACCCGGCGGACCGGCGCCGACAGCCGGAGCTCACCACCGTGGGCCTCGAACGCCGCCATCATGTTGTGCCACAACGCATCCCAGCCGCCCATGGGCCAGAACGAGTATCCGGCGGTGCGCCGCGTCGAGTAGTGCAGCTTGCGCGTGTACAGGTTCTCCGAGGCCGAGTGTTCCCACGGCCGCAAGGTGATCTGCTCCAGCACCGAGATGGCTTCCCACACCGTGTACACGCCCTCGTCGGAGGTGTACTGCGCCATCCACTCCCGCAGCGAAGCGTGGTTCCAGTTCTCCAGCTCCTCGTACGACGTCGCGTTCAACGCCTGGATGCACCGCTTGAGGCCCTGCTTCGCGCTGCCCGCGTACTGCTCCTGGATCGGCGCCCAGCCCCGGCCGTTGGTCCAGAACGGCATGGAGTCGCTGCGTTCGGAGTGCACGAGGTCGAGCCCCATGAGCGCGCACACCCTCGTCAGCGAGTCGCCGGGATCCTCGACGAGGTGGCTGCCGAGGCCGAGCTGGTGCCCCTTGTACCGGTACTCGCGCGCCCGCCCGCCGAGGTACGCGTGCTTTTCCAGCAGCAGCACGCGTTGGCCCTGTTCGGCCAGCACTGACGCCGTGACCAGGCCGGACACGCCGGCACCGAGCACGATCACGTCGTAGGACAAGAAACCTCCTCCTGCCGGGTACTCACGGGGCGACCACGTCGGCGACCGCCCGCAACGGCGCGTCGAGCAGTTCGAGCACGGTCCCGTCCGGGTCGCGCAGGTACACCACCCGTACCGGCCCCCACTGTTTCGGCCGGTTCCACAGCCGCTGCCCGCCGGCGGCCTCGGCCCGGGCCAACGCGGAGTCGACGTCGGCGACCCGGATGCCGAGGTGCGGCAGCCGGGCGGCCGGCTCCTGCGCGGCACACCACTCCGGCGCCGGCTCGCCGAACTCGAACAGCTCGATCCCGCTGCCGTCCGGGAACCCGAGCAGGGCGACGCGCACCTCGCGCTCGGTGTTCATCGCCAGCGCGGCCGCACCGGGATCGAGCGTGAATGGCGGCGCGAGCGGTTCGGCGCCGAGCTCGCGGTAGAAGGCCACGGCCCGGTCCAGCTCCGCCACGCGCACGCCGAGGTGGTGCAGTCCCGCCGTCACACGGACCGGCCGCGGTCCGCCCAGTACGCGCGGCGCAGGTCGCGCTTGAGGATCTTCCCGGTGGGCGCCTTGGGCAGGGCGTCGACGAACTCGACGGACCGGGGCTTCTGGTAGGAGGCGAGGTGCTGCTTGGCCGTGGCGATGATGTCGGCCTCCGTCGCCGTCGTCTCGGGCTTGAGCACCACGAACGCCTTCACCGCTTCGCCCCACTCGTCGTCGGGCACGCCGATCACCGCGCACTCCAGCACCGACGGGTGTTTGTTCACCGCCTCCTCGACCTGGATCGAGTAGATGTTCTCGCCACCGGAGATGATCATGTCCTTGGCGCGGTCGACGATGAACACGTACGACTCGGCGTCCCAGGTGGCGATGTCGCCGGTCCACATCCAGCCGTCGCGGATCGTGTTCTCGGTGAGGTCGGGGCGGTTGAGGTAACCGAGCATGTTGGCCTCGGACCGCACGATGATCTCGCCCGCGGTCCGGCCGTCCTTGGGCACCTCGCGCCCGTCCGGGTCGACGACGCGGACCTGCGTGACGAAACCCTCGCGCCCGCAGGACATCAGCCGTTCCGGGTGGATGCCGCGCACGGCGTCGAGGTGGTCTTCCTGCGACAGGAAGCACATCGTGGTGCCCTCGGTCTGCCCGTAACCCTGGATCAGCGTGCAGGGGAACTGGTCCAGCGCCGCCTTGACCACCGACGAGGGCATGGGCCCGCCGCCGTACTGGATGTTGCGCAGGGCCGAGATGTCGTAGGAGGAGAAGCCCGGCACGGCCATCATCCAGTTCAGCATCGTGGTGATGCCGAGGAACGCCGAGACGCGCTCCTCCTGGATGAGCTCCAGCGCCGTGCGCGCCTCGAAGTTCATCAGCACCAGCGGGCAGCCGTGGCGGTGGTAGTTCATCGAGAGCACCACCGGGATGTGGTACATCTGCCCGGTCAGCATGTAGACGTCGGTCGCGACGATGCGCTCGGCGACGGTCTGGTTGAGCATCCCGAACGACACGCTCGTGTGGCTGTGCAGCGCGCCCTTCGACTCTCCGGTGGTGCCGCCGGTGTAGAGGATGAAAAACGGATCGGCGTCACCGACCGACGACGACTGCACCGGCTCGTCGGTGCTGCTGCGCGCCAGCAGGTCCTCGTAGCTTCCGTCGCCCGATTCGCCGTACTGCAGCCAGTTGGGCACGTCCACCGCGGCCTGCAGCTGCTTCGCGGTATCGAGCCACTCGTCGGACGCGATCACCGCTTTCGGCGCCGCGTCGGCGACGATCCGGGTCAGCTCGCCCGCTCCGAGCCGCCAGTTCAGCGGCTGCGTAACGAGCCCGGCGCGCCCGGCGGCGTAGTACAGCTCCTGGTACTCGATGGAGTTCTTCGCCAGGATCGCGACCCGGTCCCCTTGGGACAGACCGAGGCCGCCCTCGCCCGCCAGCCCGTTGGCGAGCCTGCGGACGCGTTCGTCGAGGGTTCTCCAGTCCATCCGCCGGCCGCTCGGGGCGTCGACGATCGCGTCCCGGGTGGGCGTGAGCGCCGCCCACTTCTCCGGGATCCGTCCGATGTTGACCATGGGTGTCCTCTGGTAGGTGCCGGTGCGGGGATCAGTAGGGCAGGTCGAGGTAGATGTGCCGGGTCGCGATCAGCCAGCGGTCCCCCTGCTTCACCAGCTCGTCGCGGTACCAGCCGCTGGAGAGCACCCGCACCGCGCCGTTCTCGATCGAGAGCAGCGTGAGGTTCGCGGTCGTCGCCGCGCTGTCCGGGGTTTCCTTGGTGAGCACCAGGTTCGAGAGGTTGTGCCGGCGCTGGTCGGTCTGCGCGACGAGCGAATCTGCGTGCAGCTTGCGGATCGCCTCGCGACCCTCGAACGGCCCGATCGTGTCACCTTCGCGGCCGATCTGCATGGTCATCGTGGCCGTCTCGGTGAACTGATCGGCGATCAGGCCGACGTCGTTCTCGTCGTAGCCCCAAGAAGCCTTGCCCAGGACGTTTTCGATCTCGGCGCGTGCGGTCATGCGGGTGCCTCCTCAGGCGGGCGTGAAGGTCAGGGGCAGCGAAGTGGGGGCGCGGGTGAACACGCCGTGCTCCGGCGGCGCATCGCCGTCGAAGCGGATGTCCCGCATGGCGTCGAGCAGGTGCGCGATGCCGGTGTCGAGCTCGGTCTTGGCCAGCATCGCGCCGACGCAGAAATGGCGTCCCAGGCAGAACGCCGTGTGGTTGGCGCCGGCGGTGTAGGCCCGGCCGAGGTCGAGGTCGGCGCGCAGGAGGTTGAACGAGTCGGGATCGGCGTACTTGGCCGGGTCGCGGTTCGCCGCGCCGATCAGGCAGGTCACGGTCTTGCCCGCTTCGACGACCCCGCCCGAGAGCTCCACGTCCTCGGCGGGCTGGCGCATGATCATGTGCACCGGCGGCGAGAACCGCAGGGTCTCCGCGAACGCGGCCGCGATCAGCGAGTGGTCGGCGCGCACCGCTTCGAGCTGGTCGAGGTTCGCGACGAGGTTGCGCATCAGGCTGGCGATGGCCTTGTCGGTGGTCTCCCCGCCCGCGGTCAGCAGCAGGCTGCAGAAGGCCTTGATCTCCTCGTCGCTCATCCGCACGCCGTCGATCTCGGCGGAGCACAGCGTGGAAAGCAGGTCCTCGCCCGGGTTTTCGCGGCGCTCGCGAATGATCGGCAGCAGGTAGGCCTCGAACTCCTCCTTGGTACGGATCCCTTCGGCCATGACCTGCTCGTCACCGGAGAGGTTCGACAGGAAGGCCATGATCGAGCTGTACCAGCGGTGGAAGTGCTCGTGGTCGGACTTGGGCAGGCCGAGCATGTCCACGATCACGTTGATCGGGAACCGCGTCGCGTACTGGTCGACGAGGTCGACGCGCCCGTCGCGGCGAAACGCGTCGACGAGGTCGCGCGAGTTCTGTTCGATGACGGGCAGAAACTTGGTCATCAGGTCCCGGCCGCGGAAGGCCGGCGCGACCAGGTTCCGGTGCGTGGAGTGCTCGCGCCCGTCCATCTGCAGGATGGTCCGGCCGTGCACGGGCTCGAGCTGCCAGTCGTAGTTGTGGCTGGTGAACACCGGGTCCTTGAAGGCACGCTCGACGTCCGCGTACCGGCTGATCACATAGCTCTGCGTGGCTTCGTGCCAGATGAGCGGGTGCTGCTCGCGCATCACCCGGTACGCGCGGTAGGGATCCGCAGCGAACTCCTCGGACAGGATGTCGGGTCCAGCGGTGGCGGCTACGGACATCGGCGTCCTCCATGACGTCATCGTCACTGACTAACGGCCGTTTGGTAGCGGTGAGATTAGCACCACACCGGTGCCCCAACAAGGGTCTGTCAACCAACCGTTTGACAGTGAAGATCGGGCTTGTCATGCTGCGGACAGGACTCGCGCAGGGAGGCTCCAGTGCACGACGACGGCAGGCCGCGAAG
Protein-coding regions in this window:
- a CDS encoding biotin carboxylase N-terminal domain-containing protein encodes the protein MPEATVLVANRGEIAVRIIRACHELGLRAAAVHSDADAGALHVRLADEAHRIGPPPARASYLDVDAVLGAAKAAGASLVHPGYGLLSEDAGFAEAVTAAGLTFVGPSAEVIARMGDKVAARAVARKCGVPVPPGTADLTAEQAAAEADRIGFPLVVKASFGGGGRGMRVVTSAGGLAEAMAAAGREAGAAFGRPEVHLERYLQPVRHVEVQVFGDAHGTVVHLADRDCSVQRRHQKLIEEAPAFGLPDRVRAALREAAVTLAREVGYVGAGTVEFLVLPETGEFFFLEMNTRLQVEHGVTELVTGLDLVAAQLRVALGEPLPFTQDDVVVRGHAIQARIAAEDPSAGFRPAPGTVTGLTLPLGPGIRNDFGVETGDAVPAMYDSLFGKVLAHGADRDTARRRLVGALGELRVAGPPTTAPYLRTILESASFTEGRHDTGSVEREWVPEPATAPAAPPAPHTSGTNAVPARLVRIATDRGPVEIAVYGRAQRPGVVAAPSERPSRDSGSGSTAGAAAGGPPTAPMDATVVAVRVEPGQEVAAGDVVAVLEAMKMEMQVRTEVGGVVGTVLVSPGTSVAAGAPLITLG
- a CDS encoding cytochrome P450, which produces MSVAATAGPDILSEEFAADPYRAYRVMREQHPLIWHEATQSYVISRYADVERAFKDPVFTSHNYDWQLEPVHGRTILQMDGREHSTHRNLVAPAFRGRDLMTKFLPVIEQNSRDLVDAFRRDGRVDLVDQYATRFPINVIVDMLGLPKSDHEHFHRWYSSIMAFLSNLSGDEQVMAEGIRTKEEFEAYLLPIIRERRENPGEDLLSTLCSAEIDGVRMSDEEIKAFCSLLLTAGGETTDKAIASLMRNLVANLDQLEAVRADHSLIAAAFAETLRFSPPVHMIMRQPAEDVELSGGVVEAGKTVTCLIGAANRDPAKYADPDSFNLLRADLDLGRAYTAGANHTAFCLGRHFCVGAMLAKTELDTGIAHLLDAMRDIRFDGDAPPEHGVFTRAPTSLPLTFTPA
- a CDS encoding VOC family protein, giving the protein MTAGLHHLGVRVAELDRAVAFYRELGAEPLAPPFTLDPGAAALAMNTEREVRVALLGFPDGSGIELFEFGEPAPEWCAAQEPAARLPHLGIRVADVDSALARAEAAGGQRLWNRPKQWGPVRVVYLRDPDGTVLELLDAPLRAVADVVAP
- a CDS encoding NAD(P)/FAD-dependent oxidoreductase; amino-acid sequence: MSYDVIVLGAGVSGLVTASVLAEQGQRVLLLEKHAYLGGRAREYRYKGHQLGLGSHLVEDPGDSLTRVCALMGLDLVHSERSDSMPFWTNGRGWAPIQEQYAGSAKQGLKRCIQALNATSYEELENWNHASLREWMAQYTSDEGVYTVWEAISVLEQITLRPWEHSASENLYTRKLHYSTRRTAGYSFWPMGGWDALWHNMMAAFEAHGGELRLSAPVRRVDVRDSAVRGVTLRDGEEIAAPQVVVSAPVWDLLRLFDDDVLPWDLAARIRMLAANRNRACWIGYWIAAKEPVIAMTEREMASFLSTPRCGLPGFTLNFTGYDGGVSPAGEYLTCVGASFDATTHYGDRAWLDRKFAELWEDIEEMLPAARGALWTKPHVVTSYGVITKPGLVGPVRPDTKVRGIEGLWLTGDTTRARGIGIDKAARSGITAAEAVLGKRLDAFAGTLRY
- a CDS encoding mycofactocin-coupled SDR family oxidoreductase yields the protein MTGRVAGKVAFITGAARGQGRAHAVRLAEEGADIIAIDACAAVETVDKYPPATEEDLAETTALVEKAGGQIVASKADVRDAKGLQAALDEGVERFGGLDIVVANAGIATYGMSWELTEDMWQDMLDVNLTGVWHTAKAAVPHLMRRGGGSMVFTSSIGGLKGIMQVGHYVAAKHGMVGLMRTMANELAGHRIRVNTVHPTNVDTHMIQNPGTWGMFAPDDPAPTREAAMPGFLSLNALQVPWVDPIDIANAVLFLSSDEARYVTGVALPVDAGATIK
- a CDS encoding nuclear transport factor 2 family protein, coding for MTARAEIENVLGKASWGYDENDVGLIADQFTETATMTMQIGREGDTIGPFEGREAIRKLHADSLVAQTDQRRHNLSNLVLTKETPDSAATTANLTLLSIENGAVRVLSSGWYRDELVKQGDRWLIATRHIYLDLPY
- a CDS encoding SDR family NAD(P)-dependent oxidoreductase, with the translated sequence MRIEGSVGLVTGGASGLGAGTARRLVAGGGRVGILDLASSAGAELAAELGEGALFVPTDVSDEAAVEKAVGAVAERFGRLDVCVNAAGISPAARVLSRKGELHPLDLFRRTVEINLVGAFDVLRHAVAVMARNEPGPDGERGLIVNVSSAAALEGQAGQAAYSASKGGLVALTLPLARDLAIWGIRVMTVCPGIMDTGMLAGADEKRRAALMDLHVFPKRLGRPEDFARLVASFMENELLNGEVVRLDAATRL
- a CDS encoding SDR family NAD(P)-dependent oxidoreductase produces the protein MSPDPTPLAGRIALVTGGSRGVGRAIATRLAADGAAVAVNYRRDAGAAEEVVAGIAAEGGTAVAYRASVDDEAAVAAMVQRIRADLGPVDLLVSNAGTASRGTPIADTDEQEYLRLLRVHTLGPLALIRALLPGMRAAARGDVIVVSSAIVETTPAGGAAYTMAKAAMETAARTLAHEERPHGVRVNIVAPGLVATDMGERLVAASGAPMIADLDARYPFGRVARPEDVAGVVAFLASADADYLTAQRILVDGGGPDVPIVAVPKA
- a CDS encoding class I adenylate-forming enzyme family protein, which encodes MVNIGRIPEKWAALTPTRDAIVDAPSGRRMDWRTLDERVRRLANGLAGEGGLGLSQGDRVAILAKNSIEYQELYYAAGRAGLVTQPLNWRLGAGELTRIVADAAPKAVIASDEWLDTAKQLQAAVDVPNWLQYGESGDGSYEDLLARSSTDEPVQSSSVGDADPFFILYTGGTTGESKGALHSHTSVSFGMLNQTVAERIVATDVYMLTGQMYHIPVVLSMNYHRHGCPLVLMNFEARTALELIQEERVSAFLGITTMLNWMMAVPGFSSYDISALRNIQYGGGPMPSSVVKAALDQFPCTLIQGYGQTEGTTMCFLSQEDHLDAVRGIHPERLMSCGREGFVTQVRVVDPDGREVPKDGRTAGEIIVRSEANMLGYLNRPDLTENTIRDGWMWTGDIATWDAESYVFIVDRAKDMIISGGENIYSIQVEEAVNKHPSVLECAVIGVPDDEWGEAVKAFVVLKPETTATEADIIATAKQHLASYQKPRSVEFVDALPKAPTGKILKRDLRRAYWADRGRSV
- a CDS encoding acyl-CoA carboxylase subunit beta is translated as MTTRSTVRDDSGGDTAEPAEVTMADRLAVLREKQAAAHASGGPEGLRRHRESGRLPVRERIELLVDSGSWFEIGALALPELRREKPIPGDAVVTGFGLLDGRRIGVIGIDSSVVAGTTAPISMRKQGRLIEHAQRHGFPLVLLCDADGGRMPDVSGWRFSGLPLDFTTFLKPPPGQPVVPRAAAVLGPSYGDSALHASTAHFVVMVRSGSIALSGPSVVEPAIGEKVTDTELGGPAAATEAGNAHLVVETEADAMDAIAAFLSYLPQNSTLKPPLAPPRPPARDPRELESIVPLGPRSGYDMRDVFACIADEESVLPWADGWGPSLLCALARIEGRPVGLIGNQPIVRAGALEPPTLAKERTFVKLCDTFGLPLVFLHDVPGLMIGTQAERGGILHGYEGLVSAIAEATVPKVGVVLRKAYGGGHFAMGGRPTKPDFLYAWPSAELGFMAPETGIRTIHRRRLERVLAEEGPEAHAALVAELTEEWISEAEPWEAAAHLSLDDVIEPARTRDVIATSIEIASGGLA